The following are encoded in a window of Panicum virgatum strain AP13 chromosome 5N, P.virgatum_v5, whole genome shotgun sequence genomic DNA:
- the LOC120674636 gene encoding uncharacterized protein LOC120674636 has product MLNINVLCNDSYACFLFRLHAMMREKIGGELIRWNATRFGTVYLFLQSFWDRKDQFKLWMASKDWEDCAWAGEEDHEYTEAYLSQKNWWSDMELVLKAVSPIYTVLRFADQQKNATVSGFLEKMTRAVKDISTNLSDRRHKDLLDSWKQIINKRLHYLLNDTLIVAAAALDPKTIYTTKLSKSSKCKHAVTLALKKLARSSSKASAAIDQYILFRKQGKLFGGEEARRSALNGRVSAADWWDQYGGDYPDLQYFAKRIVSQCMSSSGCERNWSTFALVHTKLRNRLSYDKLHKLVFVHYNLKLCIQLFQDEMQSLQDMQCHLESDSDPCSILMDCALYDEDNPIMDWLCNSRSQSVPTLDEYVDSDLDLEPPNPSAFIVEELGMDEAEVAAFKNVTFPKKRGKKRRSAYEEEEEEDFADDVESDSAQGSPTYVESGDSSSDDGGDNGEFSVLIVFSTFFVLSLSRPHIFDQNVIFVEGHGDDGDIGRACGDEEPTGDPNNGGGTNEL; this is encoded by the exons ATGCTGAATATAAATGTGCTGTGTAATGACTCTTATGCTTGCTTTCTGTTCAGGCTGCATGCTATGATGAGAGAGAAGATAGGAGGAGAGCTGATTCGGTGGAACGCCACTAGGTTTGGCACGGTTTACCTATTTCTTCAGAGTTTTTGGGATaggaaggatcaatttaagttaTGGATGGCATCTAAGGACTGGGAGGATTGTGCATGGGCTGGTGAAGAGGACCATGAATACACCGAGGCTTATTTGTCCCAAAAGAACTGGTGGAGTGATATGGAGTTGGTGTTAAAAGCTGTCTCACCAATATATACTGTCCTTCGGTTTGCTGATCAGCAGAAAAATGCTACTGTATCTGGATTCCTTGAAAAAATGACACGTGCTGTAAAGGACATAAGTACCAATTTAAGTGACCGAAGACATAAAGATCTCCTTGACAGTTGGAAGCAAATAATCAACAAAAGGCTTCACTATCTTCTTAATGATACTCTCATAGTTGCAG CTGCTGCACTAGACCCAAAAACAATTTATACTACCAAGCTTTCAAAAAgttcaaaatgcaaacatgCTGTAACATTGGCTCTGAAGAAGCTTGCtcgttcatcttcaaaggcttcCGCTGCAATTGACCAATATATCCTCTTTAGAAAGCAAGGAAAGTTATTTGGAGGAGAAGAGGCTCGAAGGTCGGCCCTTAATGGCCGTGTGAGTGCAG CTGATTGGTGGGATCAATATGGCGGGGACTACCCGGACCTGCAATACTTTGCAAAGCGTATTGTTTCACAATGTATGTCTTCTAGCGGCTGTGAAAGAAATTGGAGCACCTTTGCCTTGGTTCATACCAAATTGAGAAATCGTTTAAGTTATGACAAGCTCCATAAATTAGTTTTTGTGCACTATAATTTGAAGTTGTGCATCCAACTATTTCAAGACGAAATGCAAAGCCTTCAGGACATGCAATGCCATCTTGAATCAGATTCTGATCCTTGTAGCATCTTGATGGATTGTGCTTTGTATGATGAAGACAACCCGATCATGGATTGGTTGTGCAACTCTAGGAGTCAGTCAGTACCGACTCTTGATGAATATGTTGATAGTGATCTTGACCTTGAACCACCCAATCCTAGTGCATTTATTGTAGAAGAGTTGGGGATGGACGAAGCAGAGGTGGCTGCATTTAAGAATGTTACTTTTCCCAAAAAACGTGGTAAGAAAAGAAGGTCAGcatatgaggaagaagaggaagaagatttTGCAGATGATGTTGAATCAGATTCTGCGCAAGGTAGCCCTACGTATGTCGAGTCAGGGGACAGCAGCTCTGATGATGGAGGTGATAATGGTGAGTTTTCAGTTTTGATTGTATTCTCCACATTCTTTGTATTAAGTTTGTCAAGGCCACATATATTCGATCAAAACGTTATTTTTGTCGAAGGTCACGGTGATGATGGTGACATTGGACGGGCTTGTGGTGATGAAGAACCTACTGGAGATCCAAATAATGGTGGTGGTACAAATGAGCTTTGA